ATATCCGAGAAAGAAGCCAAAGATAGTCCGTCTCCCGGAAATGAGCCCGTATCCAGAAAGTTTGAACGTGAATTTGCCCGGTTTTATAACCTGAACCCGTACTGGATGGGAGGCGGCCTCTGGGGCGCAGGCATGATGCCCCGGGATTTAACGAGCGAAGGGTACGAAGGAGTACAGGAGATTCACGAAAGTGATTCCCACGTACTGAGTGTAAAAGATGTGGAAGGAAAAGAGCTTGCCACCGCCGCTGAGAGCTTCGGAAAAGTGAAGGATCTGATTGTAGATGATAAGTCGTATACGATCAGATACATTGTTGCAGATACGAAAAGGTGGCTTCCTGGAGGGAAGGAAGTACTCATCTCCACTGATTGGATCGATGATGTTGACTGGGCCGAAAATTTTGTGCGTGTTAACGTAACAAAAGAGCAGATTGAAAATGCTCCTGAATATGTAAAAGAAAAATCAATTGACAGGGAGCTCGAGACTACATTGTTCAAGCACTACGGCAAACCGAAATACTGGGATTAATGAACAACAGGACGGGACGCGTTCCCGGCCTGTTTTTTTACGAAAAATTAAGGATATGGGTAGACAAATACACATCCATTTCTTTATAATGTGGTCAGTGCTCAAAAAGTTTCCTTAAGGAAACTTTTTGAGTCAGGTAAAAAATAATAACCTACAGGAAAAATAGTTTTAATACGGCACGTTCAGTAATAGGTATACATATAGTGCTTTGTAAAGGTGAAGGGAGCGGGAAAAAGGATGACACATTTTGTGAAAAAAATAACGGGAGCTGCAATGCTTGTACTCGGAACGCTTGCAGTAGCAGCCTGTGGTGCGGAAGAATACGCTGTAGAAAGAGAAGGGCTTGAAATTACCACAAGCTTCTCCGTCTTAAACAATATTATTGAAGAGGTAATCGGTGACCGGGGCTCGGTAGAGTACATTGTACCGATCGGCGAAGAGCCTCACGAATATGAGCCCGTGCCAAGCGATTTTCGTAAAGTAAGCGATTCAGATGTGTTTTACGTAAACGGTCTTGGTCTTGAAGGGTGGCTCGGACGGATTGTGTCCAATGTATCGGATACAGAAATGGTTGAACTGGCTGACGGAGTGGACATTATAAATCTGAACAACAGTGAGGAAGAGGATCCCCACGCCTGGCTGAGTCCCAAAAACGGAATTATCTATGTTGAAAATCTGGTGGAGGACCTGATCGAACGTGACCCTGAAGGGGAAGACATTTATCGTGAAAATGCTGAAAGCTACATTCAGGAGCTTGAAGATTTAGACGCATGGATTCAGGAAGAGGTTGAAGAACTGCCGGAAGACAAACGGGTAATCGTTGTAAGTGAAAATGCCTTCAAGTATTTCGGTGAAGACTACGGCTTTGAAACAGTAGGAATATGGGAAATGAATTCACACGAAGAAGGTACCACATCACAAATCAACCGGGTAATTGACCTTGTACAGGACAGGGAAATTCCATCCGTTTTCGTAGAGAGTACGGTTGACCAGCGATACATGGAGACTGTGTCCAATAATGCCGATGTACCGATTGCAGGTGAAGTGTTTACAGACGCCCTTGGCCAGGAAGGCTCGGGTGCAGAAACGTATATCGATATGCTGCGACACAACGCAAAGACGTTCGTGGAAGGGTTAAAAGAATAAAAACAGAGGTAAAACAGGCGGATAAACTCGCCTGTTTTTTCTATGTATTATTTACCTTTTCGGAAATAATGCTTATACTTTTATAGGGTGAAGTATTGAATATAGAAAGGAAGAAAGAAAAATGGATGTAAGAATGGCTGATTTACCAGGCATCGGGAAAAAGATGTCCTTTATTACTGCAGAAAAAAGCATGATTGTACTTATTGTTCATCATACCGGGAAAAGAGAGCTGTATTTCTTTGACGATGCTGACAACGATGAAGCTGATTTTTCCATAGATTTAACAGCAGATGAAACCAGAGAGTTGGGAGCCCAGCTGTTGGGTGCAGTGTTCCAGCCCGTTGACTCCGATAAGATCAATCTGTTAAAAAGCCAGATTGTAACGGAATGGATTAAGCTGAGTGATCAATCAGGTTTTGCCGGCAAGTCGATTGCAGAAAATGAAATACGTAAAAAGACAGGTGTATCTATTGTAGGTATCTTCAGGGAAGAGGAGGTCATTGCAAGCCCCGACGTCACTGAAGTTCTTCGTCCTGGAGATACACTCATGTCGATAGGCAAACAAGAAGAGATTGCTGTCTTTGAAAAACTTTGCAAAGGGGAGGCAGCGATTTAATTGGATATTCAATTTCCAGCGATGTTTGCCGCAGGGATCATTTTCTTAGTGATGTTTTTTGCAGGCATGCTAGGATCAAAGTATAAAATACCAGGCGTCATTGTTTTTATTGTACTCGGACTTGCCATGAGTCCTTTTTTAGGTGATTCAGAGCTTCTTCATTTTGTGGGTGAAATAGGAATCGTCTTATTATTCTTTATGCTGGGAATGGAGTTTCCCCTCAAGCAGCTTCTTAAAGTAGCAAAAAAAGTAACGCCTGCTGGTAGCCTTGATGTTGTCCTGAACATTGGCGTAACCTTTTTGATATGCTGGCTGTTCGGACTTGGATTGATTGAAGCGTTGTTAATTGGAGGAGTCGTCTATGCGACCAGCTCTTCCATTACGGCGAAGCTTCTTGAATCCAACAAGCGGATGGCTAACCCGGAGTCGGAATTTATCCTCGGACTTTTAATCTTTGAAGACTTGGTTGCGCCCGTACTCGTAGCCATTTTAGTAGGGCTTACGGTTGGAGCGGGCCTTTCAGGCGGAGACTTTGCAGTACTCATGTTTAAAGTAATTGCCTTAACTATCGGTGCTATTCTGATTGGTCAATTTATCTTTACGAAACTCAGAAACTTCTTTGAACGCCACTTGAGTACAGATGTATTTATTATGTTTGTTGTGGGTCTCGCTCTTGCTTATGGAGGACTTGCTCTTTACCTTGATTTGTCTGAAGTGCTCGGTGCATTTTTGGCAGGGATCATGATTGCTGAAGTAAGGAAAACAGAGCAGTTGGAGCATCTTATTGTGCCTGTGCGTGACATTACACTGCCTCTTTTCTTTTTATGGTTTGGGACAACCATTCAGTTTGGAGAAGGGGTACCAATGATACCGCTTCTACTCACACTTGTAGTCTGGGGAATCGTGGCGAAGCTCATTGTAGGCATTGTTGGCGGACGTATGTACGGGCTCAGTAACAAAGTCGCCTTGCGTGCAGCCTTATCCCTCACCCAGAGGGGGGAATTCTCGATCATTATCGCCGCTCTTGCAACTGCAGAGTTAATGGTATTCAGCAGTGTGTTTATTCTGGCCACTGCCATCATCGGGATCGTCTTTTTCCAATTTGCACCACAGGTGGCAAACCGTTTTTATCCGTCTAAAAAACCACAAAAAGTCAGGCTGCCCGGTTGATACAGAAAGATGGTGACTCATTGGTCGCCATCTTTTTTGGTTTTAAAATAAACTTTTATCCAACCTATTTACAGTCATTTTATATGAGTTGCAATTATTTAAAGTCTGTTATTAAGCTCAGGAAGCAGCATCCTCCTTTCGTCAAAAACGAACAAAACATTATCAACCTTTCGACTTATGTTTCCCCTCCAACAGTCAAAACTTTTCATGTACACGCACGCGGGCTCTTTTTTGGGCATATAGATGAAGATAAGATGCCCAAAAGGAGGTTTATCGATGTCAGGATTTTTAGCGGCCATCACATACCTCGTAAAAGAACTGTTCGTATTTGTTTCTTTTGTAAAAAACAATGCGTTTCCCCAGCCGTTGAAGGAAGAAGACGAACGAAGATACTTAAAGCTCATGAAAGAGGACGGAGATGCAGACGCCCGGAACAAACTCATTGAGCACAACCTCAGGCTCGTTGCCCACATCGTTAAAAAGTTTGAGAACACGCGTGAAGACACCGAAGATCTCATCTCCATCGGTACCATCGGATTAATCAAAGCCATTGAAAGCTATTCATCCGGCAAAGGAACAAAGCTGGCCACCTATGCAGCACGGTGTATTGAGAATGAAACTCTAATGTCAAAGGAGCGCATGGGACAATTCCCTTCCTACATAGGTTAGATCAAGGGAGGGAAAGTCCGTGAACATACGCATCATAGAAGGGGACCTTTCGAAAAAAGCTCGTTCAGATGTTTATCACTATTTGAGAGATCTTTACAGGAGGGAGCAACCAGAACATCATGATCGGAATTTACGCCCGAGTATCGACAGAGGAGCAGGCAAGGAGCGGCTACAGCCTGGAGGAGCAGCTGAGAGCATGTCGGGAGAAAGCACAGACTAACGAGGTGTTGGAATATGTAGATCGAGGACTCTCTGGAGAGTTCTTGGACCGACCAGCCTTAAACAAACTCAGACAAGACCTGCGGGAAGGGATACTAAGCAAAGTGATTTGCTTAGATCCCGACCGATTATCAAGGAAGCTCATGAATCAGCTTATTGTTTCAGAGGAGATCGAGAAGAAAGTACAGTTGGTCTTTGTTAATGGAGAGTATCAACGTACACCTGAAGGCATGTTGTTTTATCAACTTAGAGGAGCAATTGCTGAATTTGAGAAAAAGAAGATTACGGAGAGGATGAGTAGAGGCCGAATGCAAAAAGCTC
This DNA window, taken from Alteribacter keqinensis, encodes the following:
- a CDS encoding PRC-barrel domain-containing protein → MLLSYRRMMKPFNVIGTEGEIGSVSDLYFDDLRWTVRYIVADTGGLFDGKELFISPASIQGYSIEEERLHVSISEKEAKDSPSPGNEPVSRKFEREFARFYNLNPYWMGGGLWGAGMMPRDLTSEGYEGVQEIHESDSHVLSVKDVEGKELATAAESFGKVKDLIVDDKSYTIRYIVADTKRWLPGGKEVLISTDWIDDVDWAENFVRVNVTKEQIENAPEYVKEKSIDRELETTLFKHYGKPKYWD
- a CDS encoding metal ABC transporter solute-binding protein, Zn/Mn family codes for the protein MKKITGAAMLVLGTLAVAACGAEEYAVEREGLEITTSFSVLNNIIEEVIGDRGSVEYIVPIGEEPHEYEPVPSDFRKVSDSDVFYVNGLGLEGWLGRIVSNVSDTEMVELADGVDIINLNNSEEEDPHAWLSPKNGIIYVENLVEDLIERDPEGEDIYRENAESYIQELEDLDAWIQEEVEELPEDKRVIVVSENAFKYFGEDYGFETVGIWEMNSHEEGTTSQINRVIDLVQDREIPSVFVESTVDQRYMETVSNNADVPIAGEVFTDALGQEGSGAETYIDMLRHNAKTFVEGLKE
- a CDS encoding cation:proton antiporter regulatory subunit, which gives rise to MDVRMADLPGIGKKMSFITAEKSMIVLIVHHTGKRELYFFDDADNDEADFSIDLTADETRELGAQLLGAVFQPVDSDKINLLKSQIVTEWIKLSDQSGFAGKSIAENEIRKKTGVSIVGIFREEEVIASPDVTEVLRPGDTLMSIGKQEEIAVFEKLCKGEAAI
- a CDS encoding cation:proton antiporter, which codes for MDIQFPAMFAAGIIFLVMFFAGMLGSKYKIPGVIVFIVLGLAMSPFLGDSELLHFVGEIGIVLLFFMLGMEFPLKQLLKVAKKVTPAGSLDVVLNIGVTFLICWLFGLGLIEALLIGGVVYATSSSITAKLLESNKRMANPESEFILGLLIFEDLVAPVLVAILVGLTVGAGLSGGDFAVLMFKVIALTIGAILIGQFIFTKLRNFFERHLSTDVFIMFVVGLALAYGGLALYLDLSEVLGAFLAGIMIAEVRKTEQLEHLIVPVRDITLPLFFLWFGTTIQFGEGVPMIPLLLTLVVWGIVAKLIVGIVGGRMYGLSNKVALRAALSLTQRGEFSIIIAALATAELMVFSSVFILATAIIGIVFFQFAPQVANRFYPSKKPQKVRLPG